In the Deinococcus apachensis DSM 19763 genome, one interval contains:
- a CDS encoding S41 family peptidase, which produces MKRGLFLATVLLLGVGAPTAAQTVPSSPEATIAHLSAMTYLDKALAFIEQNALKRNTLDWPQVRAQAAEQAKDAMSTADTYPVIRLVLDKLNDHHSRFYTPEEARALERGQRAGLGITVLYPEGTVAIVRPNSPAATAGIQVGDTIEAMNGQPLRADVLGLIVEFGGDSWQLRVKKSGQQASITMNLGAASVSENTPPEGRRLPGDVGYLQLPMHIGDGTIAGQGSYAELAQGLIRRIDETPTCGWIVDLRRNRGGNMWTMLAGVGPILGEGKLGSFIDAQGTSEWTYQKGTSQLGGETLSSVSHPYQLKRPSPPVAVLTSRLTASSGEMTTIAFRGRPDTRSFGEATRGIPTGNVSQPLSDGALLVLTGALSQDRSGRTYEGRIQPDQTVGTDWSQFGSEQDPAVRAARDWLSQQPGCRS; this is translated from the coding sequence ATGAAACGAGGGCTGTTCTTGGCAACCGTTTTGCTCCTGGGAGTTGGGGCTCCCACGGCTGCGCAGACCGTCCCATCCTCCCCTGAAGCCACCATCGCGCATCTGTCTGCGATGACGTACTTGGACAAGGCTCTTGCGTTCATCGAGCAGAATGCCCTCAAGCGGAACACGCTTGACTGGCCTCAGGTGCGGGCACAAGCGGCCGAGCAGGCCAAGGACGCCATGAGTACCGCGGACACCTACCCCGTGATTCGCCTCGTCCTGGACAAGCTGAATGACCATCACAGCCGGTTCTACACGCCTGAAGAAGCTCGTGCCCTTGAGCGGGGCCAACGTGCTGGTCTGGGGATCACCGTTCTGTATCCGGAAGGCACCGTGGCGATTGTTCGCCCCAACAGTCCCGCCGCGACCGCCGGAATTCAGGTGGGGGACACGATCGAGGCGATGAATGGTCAGCCCCTCCGGGCCGACGTTCTGGGACTGATTGTCGAGTTCGGAGGGGACTCCTGGCAATTGAGGGTCAAGAAGTCCGGCCAGCAGGCGTCGATCACCATGAATCTGGGTGCCGCCTCTGTGTCAGAAAACACGCCGCCAGAGGGACGAAGGTTGCCTGGCGATGTCGGGTACCTCCAACTGCCTATGCATATCGGTGACGGAACCATCGCAGGTCAGGGCTCCTACGCGGAGCTGGCGCAAGGCCTTATTCGGCGAATTGACGAGACCCCGACCTGTGGCTGGATCGTGGACTTGCGGCGGAATCGCGGCGGGAACATGTGGACAATGCTGGCGGGGGTGGGACCCATCCTTGGTGAGGGCAAGCTCGGGTCCTTCATCGACGCACAGGGGACATCCGAGTGGACGTACCAGAAGGGCACGTCGCAGCTTGGAGGGGAGACACTTTCCTCCGTAAGTCATCCGTACCAGCTTAAACGGCCCTCCCCACCCGTCGCGGTCCTCACGAGCCGGTTGACGGCCAGTTCGGGAGAGATGACCACCATTGCGTTCAGGGGCCGTCCGGACACCCGGAGCTTTGGTGAGGCGACCCGAGGTATCCCTACCGGAAATGTGTCTCAGCCGCTCAGCGATGGAGCCTTATTGGTGCTGACAGGGGCACTCTCTCAGGACCGTAGCGGACGCACGTACGAGGGACGCATACAACCCGATCAAACGGTAGGCACTGACTGGTCCCAATTCGGTTCGGAGCAAGACCCTGCCGTGCGGGCTGCAA
- a CDS encoding GNAT family N-acetyltransferase: MTASPAPFTIREPTPDDLPAIVAIINTEEAKPYTPEAFAQRTQEIRQQCGFFQEWVIENDRDRITGTVRLHSPPLPTQEFGFQLVVAPNARERGYGSALLARVLDSARAQGAERLETEVRETNPASRAWAERRGFSLHFHRFESALDLTTFDEAAHTDLQGRLASADITWQDMDVLGRDEANWTRLYTFFAERDYDSPDMQGEPRLTVEQARHMLRKNPTVQPGGIVLATRGEDWLGMSVMARHPRGAYNYFTGVVPEARGMGVARALKVEVIRRARAAGFTGMFTNNLSVNAPMLAVNRRLGFEPRPGLWVMRRRLS, from the coding sequence ATGACGGCCTCCCCCGCGCCCTTCACCATTCGCGAACCCACCCCGGACGACCTCCCGGCCATCGTCGCCATCATCAACACCGAAGAGGCCAAGCCCTACACCCCCGAAGCCTTCGCCCAGCGGACACAAGAGATCCGACAACAGTGCGGCTTCTTCCAGGAGTGGGTGATCGAAAACGACCGCGACCGCATCACCGGAACCGTCCGGCTGCACAGCCCACCGCTCCCCACCCAGGAATTCGGCTTCCAGCTTGTCGTGGCCCCCAACGCCCGTGAACGTGGGTACGGTTCGGCTCTGCTGGCCCGCGTTCTCGATTCTGCACGCGCTCAGGGTGCCGAACGCCTCGAGACCGAGGTGCGTGAGACGAATCCAGCGTCACGCGCCTGGGCGGAGCGACGTGGCTTCTCCCTGCACTTCCACCGCTTCGAGTCCGCCCTCGACCTCACCACCTTCGACGAAGCCGCCCACACTGACCTCCAAGGGCGTCTGGCGAGTGCGGACATCACCTGGCAGGACATGGACGTGCTGGGCCGTGACGAGGCGAACTGGACGCGGCTGTACACCTTCTTCGCTGAGCGAGACTACGATTCACCGGATATGCAGGGGGAGCCGCGATTGACGGTCGAGCAGGCCCGGCACATGCTGCGAAAGAATCCGACCGTGCAGCCGGGGGGGATCGTGCTGGCGACGCGGGGCGAGGACTGGCTGGGGATGAGCGTGATGGCGCGGCATCCACGTGGGGCGTACAACTACTTCACGGGGGTGGTGCCGGAAGCGCGGGGGATGGGGGTGGCACGGGCGTTGAAGGTGGAGGTGATCCGGCGGGCACGGGCGGCGGGGTTCACGGGGATGTTCACCAACAACCTCAGTGTGAATGCACCGATGCTGGCGGTGAACCGGCGCCTGGGGTTCGAGCCGCGCCCGGGCTTGTGGGTGATGAGGCGGCGCCTCTCGTAA
- a CDS encoding tyrosine-type recombinase/integrase yields MDTNVTRCCALPNFAKTLSERSSCMSTDALWQQFAYHLKVKRRSKNTLANYDVTRRTLSRFLQEQGIEAEVATLTVSHLRAFLLWLEEQGLGPGGIHAHARAVKAVFNWAEKEELIQRNPAKRLELPSLPKERQPTVTTVTAQALQKACKKSEQPLRDLAIVLTLFDTGVRVHELIGLRLEDLQFERGLIRVMGKGAKERFVPVGSKAMTAITGYIRRERRQKHAGVRHVFLSRCGQPLTREGVGIRLAKLAKSVGIAREACAPHAFRRGFAVEFLRNGGDVFTLQQIMGHSSLDMTRRYVTFLDDDLKAAHLRFSPVDRL; encoded by the coding sequence TTGGACACCAACGTTACACGTTGTTGTGCGCTCCCCAACTTCGCCAAAACACTGTCGGAAAGGAGCTCGTGCATGAGCACAGACGCCCTCTGGCAGCAGTTCGCCTACCACCTGAAGGTCAAGCGCCGCAGCAAGAACACCCTCGCCAACTACGACGTCACCCGCCGTACCCTCTCCCGTTTCCTCCAGGAGCAGGGCATAGAGGCCGAGGTCGCTACGTTGACGGTCAGCCACCTCCGAGCCTTCCTTCTATGGCTGGAGGAGCAGGGGTTAGGCCCAGGAGGGATTCATGCCCATGCTCGGGCTGTTAAGGCTGTGTTCAACTGGGCGGAGAAGGAAGAGCTCATCCAGCGGAATCCGGCGAAGCGTCTGGAACTCCCTAGCCTTCCCAAGGAGCGGCAGCCTACGGTCACCACTGTCACCGCTCAGGCCCTCCAGAAAGCGTGCAAGAAGAGCGAGCAGCCCCTCCGGGACCTGGCTATCGTCCTCACCCTGTTCGACACCGGCGTGCGGGTGCATGAGCTGATCGGGTTGAGGCTGGAGGACTTGCAGTTTGAGCGAGGCTTGATCCGAGTGATGGGCAAGGGTGCTAAGGAGCGGTTCGTGCCTGTTGGGTCTAAGGCTATGACGGCGATTACCGGGTATATCCGGCGGGAGAGACGGCAGAAGCATGCGGGAGTCCGTCATGTCTTCCTCAGTCGCTGCGGGCAGCCATTGACCCGAGAAGGCGTAGGGATACGACTGGCAAAGCTGGCCAAGAGCGTGGGTATAGCCCGTGAGGCCTGTGCCCCTCATGCCTTCCGCCGAGGGTTCGCCGTGGAGTTCCTGCGCAATGGGGGAGACGTGTTCACCCTCCAGCAGATCATGGGCCACAGCAGCCTGGACATGACCCGGAGGTACGTGACCTTTCTGGACGATGACCTAAAAGCCGCACATCTGCGCTTCTCGCCAGTGGACCGGCTCTAG
- a CDS encoding DUF427 domain-containing protein: MKAIWNSQVIAESDDTVVVEGNHYFPLGSVRSEYLQASQTHTVCPWKGTASYYTLRVDGQENPDAAWFYPEPSEAARQIAGRVAFWRGVQVTAD; this comes from the coding sequence ATGAAAGCCATCTGGAACAGCCAGGTCATCGCCGAGTCGGACGACACGGTAGTTGTGGAGGGCAACCATTACTTCCCCCTGGGGAGCGTGAGGTCGGAGTACCTGCAAGCGAGCCAGACCCACACCGTCTGCCCGTGGAAGGGCACCGCCTCGTACTACACCCTGCGCGTGGACGGCCAAGAGAATCCCGACGCTGCCTGGTTCTACCCCGAGCCCAGTGAGGCCGCGCGGCAGATCGCCGGACGGGTTGCCTTCTGGCGTGGGGTGCAGGTCACGGCGGACTGA
- a CDS encoding alpha-amylase family glycosyl hydrolase, with amino-acid sequence MKRFQKMGHIGAMAVLTLSLSACGVFKAPEPGGNTRAWQDEVIYFAMTDRFANGNTANDNGPNRNEGDRADRTNPLGWHGGDFAGLKAKIEEGYFKRMGFTAIWISPVVLQVPAIAGPTSGPNTGKLFAGYHGYWAEDFLKVDPHFGTLDEYKSLIQTAHRNNIRIIQDIVVNHAGYDSTLTKSHPDWFHTQAECDASTNKRVDCPLAGLPDFKQELPEVTKYLNDFVNYWRKETGIDGLRIDTMQHVPDSYWQQFFAAGGPGDPSKIWSVGEVFNGDPSFLAHYMNDLGSPSVFDFALYFAIKDQLSSAGGNLGAVADVFARDGAYRDPTRLTTFVDNHDVRRFVSEVEERGRTAAQASERLDLALSLIYTSRGTPSVYQGTEIAQPGLGDPYDYPLGQGNREDMNFAALSQSTIDERLAALAAARAKYRALTRGAQQELWRPNGGAPIFAYRRVVTDGKGGQPVVVVMNNGDTPVDLATLSGGGIPLLGTFGGTTLTEITGRTSGLSISGGKVVGTVPARSALVVTAPAGSGSTGTVNPSLPEVTGLSAKAGDSAVQLTWMASTDANVTGYRIYARTGNGQERLLNFAPLPKDQTSYLASGIPNDQETTFRVVTVDTQGAESKGVSVKATPSSKNTVKVTFTVDARSQGNGPIELRRFDTGSQVEYPMTQVSRGVWKTEIDLPLFREIKFKFGNDGPAAKNSGYEGPGQPDRSYVVGTNNNAYSGTYDFINQPVPPTIEGKVTGAGTPLANALVEATTANPDLNYAITFPDGTYTMFVPAGTQTLRATANGYQTAERQATSPGTGADFTLTRVAAAPKYTVDGNLSDWKTPKVSLQSPNAGEFGANNNWLTLQADSDANYLYLAYTYLVEGDNSAILYLDTKAGAGAAQADNFEAWKRAATFSGSMGGVDAFVARYKDQSAELRLVNSDTATPQVSASNYTVATSGALPNQTVELAIPWSALGLSGAPANGVNVVGGIFGGDGYGAGDIVPNATSTPPGGNTIGSDAEQRRATFTAPLNVK; translated from the coding sequence ATGAAACGTTTCCAGAAGATGGGGCACATCGGCGCCATGGCCGTCCTGACGCTGTCCCTGTCCGCCTGCGGTGTCTTCAAGGCCCCCGAGCCGGGGGGCAACACCCGCGCCTGGCAGGACGAGGTGATCTATTTCGCCATGACTGACCGCTTCGCCAACGGGAACACGGCGAACGACAATGGCCCCAACCGCAATGAGGGCGACCGCGCGGACAGGACCAATCCGCTCGGTTGGCACGGCGGGGACTTCGCGGGGCTGAAGGCGAAGATCGAGGAGGGCTATTTCAAGCGGATGGGGTTTACCGCGATCTGGATCAGCCCGGTGGTCTTGCAGGTTCCGGCCATCGCCGGGCCGACGAGCGGACCGAACACAGGCAAGCTCTTCGCGGGCTACCACGGCTACTGGGCCGAGGACTTCTTGAAGGTAGACCCGCACTTCGGAACCTTGGACGAGTACAAGTCGTTGATCCAGACCGCGCACCGGAACAACATCAGGATCATTCAGGACATCGTGGTGAACCACGCGGGGTACGACTCGACGCTCACAAAGTCCCATCCTGACTGGTTCCACACGCAGGCCGAGTGCGATGCCAGCACCAACAAGCGGGTGGACTGTCCGCTAGCGGGCCTGCCCGACTTCAAGCAGGAACTGCCCGAGGTCACGAAGTACCTCAACGACTTCGTGAACTACTGGCGGAAGGAAACCGGCATCGACGGGCTGCGGATCGACACCATGCAGCACGTGCCCGACAGCTACTGGCAGCAGTTCTTCGCAGCGGGCGGGCCGGGCGACCCCTCCAAAATCTGGTCGGTGGGTGAGGTGTTCAACGGTGACCCCAGCTTCCTGGCCCACTACATGAACGACCTGGGTTCGCCCAGCGTGTTCGACTTCGCGCTGTACTTCGCCATCAAGGACCAGTTGTCGAGCGCGGGCGGCAACCTGGGCGCCGTGGCAGACGTGTTCGCGCGGGACGGCGCGTACCGGGACCCCACACGGCTGACGACCTTCGTGGACAACCACGACGTGCGCCGCTTCGTGAGCGAGGTGGAGGAACGCGGCAGGACGGCGGCGCAGGCGAGCGAACGGCTCGACCTGGCCCTAAGCCTGATCTACACCTCGCGCGGCACGCCGAGCGTGTACCAGGGCACCGAGATCGCGCAGCCCGGGCTGGGTGACCCCTACGACTACCCGCTGGGGCAGGGTAACCGCGAGGATATGAACTTCGCGGCCCTCTCGCAGAGCACCATCGACGAGCGGCTGGCGGCTCTCGCCGCGGCCCGCGCGAAGTACCGGGCGCTGACACGCGGCGCGCAGCAGGAACTGTGGCGGCCGAACGGCGGGGCGCCCATCTTCGCCTACCGCCGGGTCGTGACGGACGGCAAGGGCGGGCAGCCCGTCGTCGTCGTGATGAACAACGGTGACACGCCCGTGGACCTCGCCACCCTGAGCGGGGGCGGCATCCCGCTGCTGGGCACTTTCGGTGGGACGACGCTGACGGAGATCACCGGGCGGACCAGTGGCCTGAGCATCAGCGGCGGGAAGGTGGTGGGTACGGTCCCGGCCCGCTCCGCCCTCGTAGTAACGGCCCCGGCGGGCAGCGGCAGCACGGGCACGGTGAACCCCAGCCTGCCGGAGGTGACGGGGCTGAGCGCGAAGGCCGGGGACAGTGCCGTGCAGCTCACGTGGATGGCTTCCACAGACGCCAACGTCACCGGCTACCGCATCTACGCGCGCACTGGAAATGGGCAGGAGCGGCTGCTGAACTTCGCCCCGCTGCCCAAAGATCAGACGAGCTACCTCGCCTCGGGCATTCCCAACGACCAGGAGACAACGTTCCGGGTGGTCACGGTGGACACGCAGGGCGCCGAGAGCAAGGGCGTCAGCGTGAAGGCCACGCCGAGCAGCAAGAACACGGTCAAGGTGACCTTCACGGTGGACGCGCGCAGCCAGGGCAACGGCCCGATTGAGTTGCGCCGCTTCGATACCGGCTCGCAGGTCGAGTACCCCATGACGCAGGTCAGCCGGGGCGTCTGGAAGACGGAGATTGATCTCCCCCTCTTCCGCGAGATCAAGTTCAAGTTCGGCAACGACGGCCCGGCCGCCAAGAACAGCGGCTACGAGGGACCCGGACAGCCCGACCGCAGCTACGTGGTGGGAACCAATAACAACGCCTACAGCGGCACGTACGACTTCATCAACCAGCCCGTGCCGCCCACCATCGAGGGCAAGGTGACGGGGGCGGGCACGCCGCTGGCAAACGCGCTGGTCGAGGCCACGACCGCCAACCCCGACTTGAACTACGCGATCACCTTCCCGGACGGCACGTATACGATGTTCGTCCCGGCAGGCACCCAAACTCTGCGGGCCACGGCAAACGGTTATCAGACGGCGGAGCGGCAGGCAACCTCTCCGGGCACGGGCGCAGACTTCACCCTCACGCGAGTCGCCGCAGCTCCCAAGTACACCGTTGACGGCAATCTGAGCGACTGGAAGACCCCTAAGGTCAGCTTACAGAGCCCGAACGCCGGAGAGTTCGGTGCGAACAACAACTGGTTGACCCTTCAGGCAGACAGTGATGCCAACTACCTGTACCTGGCGTACACGTATCTGGTCGAGGGGGACAACAGCGCCATCCTCTATCTCGACACGAAGGCAGGCGCGGGCGCCGCACAGGCCGATAACTTCGAGGCCTGGAAACGGGCGGCGACCTTCAGCGGGAGTATGGGGGGCGTGGACGCCTTTGTTGCCCGGTACAAGGATCAATCCGCTGAACTCCGGCTCGTAAACAGCGACACGGCAACACCTCAAGTCTCCGCTAGCAATTACACGGTCGCTACTTCCGGCGCCCTCCCTAATCAGACCGTTGAGCTCGCCATTCCCTGGTCCGCCCTGGGCCTGAGCGGTGCCCCCGCGAACGGCGTGAACGTGGTGGGCGGCATTTTCGGTGGGGACGGCTATGGCGCGGGGGACATCGTGCCCAACGCCACCAGCACACCTCCCGGTGGGAACACTATCGGTTCGGACGCGGAGCAGCGCCGGGCCACGTTCACCGCGCCCCTCAACGTCAAGTAA
- a CDS encoding DUF47 domain-containing protein: MVLSRFMPKNPQFSAKFAEAARNAHATAQALVDLLENYTDVEAKVQRVRDLEHEGDRITGEITNMLASSFIVPFDREDIIALNNELDDLVDDMEDAARKLSLYGVERPLPQMAQLARVVEQQCALLAQGMPLIEDTGRIQELAALARQIRTLEDEGDTISDEVQRTLYQGVTDVPGMIRAMRGGEIVNLIEDASDQAQRVAKTVESILLKNA, encoded by the coding sequence ATGGTGCTGTCAAGATTCATGCCGAAAAACCCGCAGTTCAGCGCGAAGTTCGCTGAAGCCGCCCGCAACGCGCACGCCACCGCCCAGGCCCTGGTGGACCTGCTGGAGAACTACACCGACGTGGAGGCCAAGGTGCAGCGCGTGCGCGACCTGGAACACGAGGGGGACCGGATTACCGGCGAGATCACGAACATGCTCGCCTCGTCGTTCATCGTGCCGTTCGACCGCGAGGACATCATCGCGCTGAACAATGAACTCGACGACCTGGTGGACGATATGGAGGACGCGGCGCGCAAGCTCAGCCTGTACGGGGTGGAGCGCCCCCTTCCGCAGATGGCGCAACTGGCCCGGGTGGTCGAGCAGCAGTGCGCGCTGCTGGCCCAGGGCATGCCGCTGATCGAGGACACCGGGCGCATTCAGGAACTCGCCGCTCTGGCCCGCCAGATTCGCACCCTGGAAGACGAGGGCGACACCATCAGCGACGAGGTGCAACGCACCCTCTACCAGGGCGTGACCGACGTGCCGGGCATGATCCGGGCGATGCGCGGCGGCGAGATCGTGAACCTGATCGAGGACGCCTCCGACCAGGCGCAGCGGGTGGCGAAGACCGTCGAGAGCATCCTGCTCAAGAACGCGTGA
- a CDS encoding inorganic phosphate transporter: protein MEPALLGLIVILALALAFDFINGFHDTANAIATSVATKVLTPAQAIAMSAVLNIVGALTGTAVAKTVSSDIVPQQFATLELVGAAVLSAIIWNLYTWWKGLPSSSSHALIFSLVGAGVAAGGWGIIIPKGVTKTLAGLVTSPVLGFLVPIVLMFLLSWLILRRMRPRTVTRTFRWAQIFSAAFMAFSHGGNDAQKTMGIMTFALSAYFGTAFETVPLWVILSAATAMGLGTAVGGWRIIRTMGFKVVDLKPVDGFVAETSAALIIETASRLGIPVSTTHTISTAIMGVGTTKGFRKVKWQVAGRIVQAWVFTIPVCIALGWAIHKLILMTGV, encoded by the coding sequence ATGGAACCTGCCCTTCTCGGCCTGATCGTCATTCTCGCGCTCGCCCTCGCGTTCGATTTCATCAACGGATTTCACGACACCGCCAACGCCATCGCCACCTCGGTCGCCACCAAGGTGCTCACGCCCGCCCAGGCCATCGCCATGTCGGCCGTGCTGAACATCGTCGGGGCGCTCACCGGCACCGCCGTTGCCAAGACCGTGAGCAGCGATATTGTGCCGCAGCAGTTCGCCACGCTGGAACTTGTCGGCGCGGCGGTTCTGAGCGCCATCATCTGGAACCTCTACACCTGGTGGAAAGGGCTGCCCTCCTCCTCCAGCCACGCGCTGATCTTCAGCCTGGTTGGGGCGGGCGTCGCGGCGGGCGGCTGGGGCATCATCATCCCCAAGGGCGTGACCAAGACGCTGGCGGGTCTGGTGACCAGTCCGGTCCTGGGGTTCCTCGTGCCCATCGTGCTGATGTTCCTGCTCTCCTGGCTGATCCTGCGCCGGATGCGGCCCCGCACGGTGACGCGCACCTTCCGCTGGGCGCAGATCTTCAGCGCCGCCTTCATGGCCTTCTCGCACGGCGGCAACGACGCGCAAAAGACCATGGGCATCATGACCTTCGCCCTAAGCGCCTATTTTGGCACCGCATTCGAGACGGTGCCCCTGTGGGTGATCCTCTCGGCCGCGACCGCGATGGGCCTGGGCACCGCCGTCGGCGGCTGGCGCATCATCCGCACGATGGGCTTCAAGGTCGTGGACCTGAAACCCGTGGACGGCTTCGTGGCCGAAACAAGTGCGGCGCTGATTATCGAGACCGCCAGCCGACTGGGCATTCCGGTCAGCACCACGCACACGATCAGCACCGCGATCATGGGCGTGGGCACCACCAAGGGCTTTCGCAAGGTGAAGTGGCAGGTCGCCGGGCGCATCGTGCAGGCGTGGGTGTTCACCATTCCGGTGTGCATCGCGCTGGGCTGGGCGATTCACAAGCTGATCCTGATGACCGGCGTATAA
- a CDS encoding cobalamin-binding protein, whose amino-acid sequence MTDVRPSPRIASLLPSATDLLFDLGLGESVVAVSHSCDHPGAAGLHVLTRSIVDPSAPQAEIDRAVSEAVREGRALYQVDGELLDRLNPDLVVTQGVCEVCAVTPGTIETAVRYLPGCLPAAQVLSLEGRSVAGVLEDLRSLARAAGVGERGDALAGEAQARWEALQPVPHAPRVLTLEWVDPPFYGGHWVPEQVARVGGVNVLGAAGTDSGRTSWAQVTALDPDVIVVMCCGYGLAENAEFARTLLDRSDLRAVRGGQVWAVDANALFSRPSLGVVRGAEVLAALLRGQACEGESVRLG is encoded by the coding sequence ATGACGGACGTTCGCCCTTCCCCCCGCATCGCCAGCCTGCTTCCCAGCGCCACCGACCTGCTGTTCGACCTCGGTCTGGGGGAGAGTGTCGTCGCCGTCAGTCATTCCTGCGACCACCCCGGCGCGGCGGGGCTCCACGTCCTGACCCGCTCCATCGTGGACCCCTCGGCGCCGCAGGCGGAGATCGACCGCGCCGTGAGCGAGGCGGTGCGGGAGGGCCGCGCCCTATATCAGGTGGACGGCGAGCTGCTCGACCGCCTGAATCCGGACCTCGTGGTCACGCAGGGAGTGTGTGAGGTCTGCGCGGTCACGCCGGGGACCATCGAGACGGCCGTCCGTTACCTGCCCGGCTGCCTGCCCGCCGCACAGGTGCTGAGCTTGGAGGGCCGTAGCGTTGCCGGAGTTCTGGAGGACCTGCGCTCACTCGCCCGCGCCGCCGGGGTGGGGGAGAGGGGAGATGCCCTCGCCGGGGAGGCGCAGGCCCGCTGGGAGGCCCTTCAGCCCGTCCCCCATGCCCCGCGCGTCCTGACGCTGGAGTGGGTGGACCCGCCCTTCTACGGCGGCCACTGGGTGCCCGAGCAGGTGGCGCGCGTGGGCGGCGTGAACGTGCTGGGCGCGGCGGGCACCGATTCGGGGCGCACCTCCTGGGCACAGGTGACGGCCCTCGATCCGGACGTGATCGTGGTGATGTGTTGCGGCTACGGCCTGGCCGAGAATGCCGAGTTTGCCCGCACCCTGCTGGACCGAAGTGACCTGCGGGCCGTGCGCGGGGGGCAGGTCTGGGCCGTGGACGCCAACGCCCTGTTCAGCCGACCCAGCCTGGGCGTGGTGCGCGGCGCGGAGGTGCTGGCCGCTCTCCTGCGGGGCCAGGCGTGCGAGGGCGAGAGCGTGCGCCTGGGCTGA
- a CDS encoding quinone oxidoreductase family protein, whose translation MKALTFSRFGGPEVLEYRDLPDPKPAGGEVLVRTRAIGLNFADVYRRQGRYHLVGTPPYIAGYEAAGVVETAPADSPFRAGDRVAFADSPHANAELVAVPGDRLIPLPGDISFETAAALLLQGLTAQFLTRDSHGVREGETVLVHAAAGGVGLLLVQLARAAGARVVGVTSSPDKAALAREAGAEAVLTYEEDWVAAARRFGGEGVDVVYDSVGRTLPLSFEAARVGGHVVFYGMAGGDPPLVDPRMLMDTSRTLTGGDLWNVLRTAEDRRTWAAALFERVRSGDLRVRIAGRFPLAEGARAHAFLESRQSSGKVLLLP comes from the coding sequence GTGAAGGCCCTCACCTTCAGCCGTTTCGGCGGCCCCGAGGTGCTGGAGTACCGTGACCTTCCCGACCCGAAGCCCGCTGGCGGCGAGGTGCTCGTGCGGACCCGCGCGATTGGCCTCAACTTCGCGGACGTGTACCGCCGTCAGGGCCGGTACCACCTCGTGGGAACGCCGCCCTACATCGCCGGGTACGAGGCGGCGGGCGTGGTGGAGACGGCCCCGGCGGACAGCCCCTTCCGCGCCGGGGACCGGGTGGCCTTCGCCGACAGCCCCCACGCGAACGCCGAACTCGTGGCGGTGCCCGGGGACAGGCTGATCCCGCTGCCGGGGGACATCTCCTTCGAGACGGCGGCGGCCCTGCTGCTCCAGGGGCTCACGGCGCAGTTCCTCACCCGGGACAGCCACGGGGTTCGGGAGGGGGAGACCGTGCTCGTCCACGCGGCGGCTGGGGGTGTGGGGCTGCTCCTCGTCCAGCTCGCCCGGGCAGCCGGGGCGAGGGTGGTGGGCGTGACCTCCTCCCCGGACAAGGCGGCCCTGGCGCGTGAGGCGGGTGCCGAGGCGGTGCTCACCTACGAGGAGGACTGGGTGGCGGCGGCCCGCCGTTTCGGGGGAGAGGGCGTGGACGTGGTCTACGACTCGGTGGGCCGCACTCTGCCGCTCAGCTTCGAGGCAGCGCGGGTGGGCGGACACGTCGTGTTCTACGGCATGGCCGGGGGAGACCCGCCCCTCGTGGACCCCCGCATGCTGATGGACACCTCCAGGACCCTCACGGGGGGCGACCTGTGGAATGTCCTGAGAACGGCGGAGGACCGCCGGACCTGGGCCGCCGCCCTGTTTGAGCGGGTGCGTTCGGGGGACCTCCGGGTCCGCATCGCGGGGCGCTTTCCTCTGGCCGAGGGGGCGCGGGCGCACGCCTTCCTGGAAAGCCGACAGAGCAGCGGCAAGGTGCTGTTGCTCCCGTAG